One genomic window of Malaciobacter molluscorum LMG 25693 includes the following:
- a CDS encoding SPOR domain-containing protein — protein sequence MEIKGEDFLKKVQKKQETEELEQKLSQLKEEDEIASNVNINNAKNAYEEEAVKVDISNNELGDIMLNGTTSPSTNETNKKKYLILGLVLIILFLLTIVIIRLLNSPKEENNSFSNESTAKEEQVLENDNIEKQYQKIIDEKLKNIKEQTQNSQTEEKADQELNIDSIEEKEKKAQKVEETKPDVFGVKEEPKVVKQAKVQERKKVIEKPKTIEKPKTVQKQKVAKKAPAKVSSKPSGTYVQVGAFSRQPAKDYLEKIKDNGFKYTIYKVTVNGKVYNKVLIGPFNSRANAEKNISTIKRKLNISSAFILRF from the coding sequence ATGGAAATAAAAGGCGAAGATTTTTTAAAAAAAGTACAAAAGAAACAAGAAACAGAAGAGTTAGAACAAAAACTTTCTCAACTAAAAGAAGAAGATGAAATAGCATCTAATGTTAATATTAATAATGCAAAAAATGCATATGAAGAAGAAGCAGTAAAAGTTGATATTTCAAATAATGAACTAGGAGATATTATGTTAAATGGTACTACTTCTCCTAGTACAAATGAAACTAATAAGAAGAAATATCTTATTTTAGGTCTTGTTTTAATAATACTTTTTTTATTAACAATAGTAATTATTCGTCTTTTAAATAGTCCAAAAGAAGAGAATAATTCATTTTCAAATGAATCAACAGCAAAAGAAGAACAAGTTTTAGAAAATGACAATATTGAAAAACAGTATCAAAAAATAATAGATGAAAAATTAAAAAATATAAAAGAACAAACTCAAAATTCTCAAACAGAAGAAAAAGCAGATCAAGAGTTAAATATTGATTCTATTGAAGAAAAAGAGAAAAAAGCTCAAAAAGTAGAAGAAACAAAACCTGATGTTTTTGGAGTGAAAGAAGAACCTAAAGTTGTAAAACAAGCAAAAGTACAAGAGAGAAAAAAAGTTATTGAAAAACCAAAAACTATTGAAAAACCAAAAACTGTACAAAAACAAAAAGTTGCAAAAAAAGCACCAGCAAAAGTTAGTTCTAAACCAAGTGGAACATATGTACAAGTTGGAGCATTTTCAAGACAACCAGCAAAAGATTATTTAGAAAAGATTAAAGATAATGGATTTAAATATACTATTTATAAAGTTACAGTAAATGGTAAAGTTTATAATAAAGTATTAATTGGTCCATTTAATAGTAGAGCAAATGCAGAAAAAAATATATCAACTATAAAAAGAAAACTAAATATTTCAAGTGCATTTATACTTAGATTTTAG
- the lysS gene encoding lysine--tRNA ligase: MFENKYIQQRIEKANTLKELGVNPYSNKSERNTTIAKYINVNTDIFQLENRRDENRSYTISGRIKFFRLMGKASFLKVEDESGILQIYVARDNLPEGFYNNIFKKNVEVGDIVEVSGYPFVTNKGELSLHVNNLVILTKSISPLPEKYHGIQDKELRYRQRYLDLIMNSQVRKTFQIRSRVISLTRRFFENKGFLEVETPMMHPIAGGANAKPFVTHHNSLGVDRYLRIAPELYLKRLIVGGFEAVFEINRNFRNEGMDATHNPEFTSIEFYWAYKTYKDLIEITKEYFDFLFEHLDLPTILPYGELKIDFNNFSEIPLIESLTTVGGVPAEITEDREKIIAFLKEKNIEVDENLNLGKLQGELFDEFVEEKLINPTFITEYPVEISPLARRNDEKPHLTDRFELFIAGKEIANAFSELNDPLDQLSRFEGQMAAKDKGDDEAHEMDEDFVNALSYGMAPTAGQGIGIDRLVMMLTNQHSIRDVLLFPAMKPLKTEIDIYEDQE; encoded by the coding sequence TTGTTTGAGAATAAATATATACAACAAAGAATTGAAAAAGCGAATACATTAAAAGAACTAGGTGTAAATCCATATTCAAATAAAAGTGAAAGAAATACAACAATTGCAAAATATATAAATGTTAATACTGATATTTTTCAATTAGAAAATAGAAGAGATGAAAACAGAAGTTATACTATTTCAGGAAGAATTAAATTTTTTAGACTTATGGGAAAAGCAAGTTTTTTAAAAGTTGAAGATGAAAGTGGTATTTTACAAATTTATGTAGCAAGAGATAACTTACCAGAAGGTTTTTATAATAATATTTTCAAAAAAAATGTTGAAGTTGGAGATATTGTTGAAGTTAGTGGATATCCATTTGTAACAAACAAAGGAGAGTTATCACTACATGTAAATAACTTAGTTATTCTTACAAAATCTATATCTCCATTACCTGAAAAATATCATGGTATTCAAGATAAAGAATTAAGATACAGACAAAGATATTTAGATTTAATTATGAATTCTCAAGTAAGAAAAACTTTTCAAATTAGAAGTAGAGTTATATCTTTAACTAGAAGATTTTTTGAGAATAAAGGTTTCTTAGAAGTTGAAACTCCGATGATGCATCCAATTGCTGGTGGAGCAAATGCTAAACCTTTTGTTACTCATCACAACTCTTTAGGTGTTGATAGATATTTAAGAATTGCACCTGAGCTATATCTAAAAAGATTAATTGTTGGTGGTTTTGAAGCAGTTTTTGAAATAAATAGAAACTTTAGAAATGAAGGTATGGATGCAACACACAACCCAGAATTTACATCAATTGAATTTTATTGGGCATACAAAACATATAAAGATTTAATTGAAATTACTAAAGAGTATTTTGATTTCTTATTTGAACATTTAGATTTACCAACTATATTACCTTATGGTGAACTAAAAATAGATTTTAATAACTTTAGTGAAATTCCACTTATTGAATCTCTTACAACAGTGGGAGGAGTTCCTGCTGAAATTACAGAAGATAGAGAAAAAATAATTGCGTTCTTAAAAGAAAAAAATATTGAAGTAGATGAAAACTTAAATCTTGGAAAACTTCAAGGAGAACTTTTTGATGAGTTTGTTGAAGAAAAACTAATTAATCCAACATTTATTACAGAATATCCTGTTGAAATTTCACCACTTGCAAGAAGAAATGATGAAAAACCACATCTAACAGATAGATTTGAATTATTTATTGCTGGTAAAGAGATTGCGAATGCATTTAGTGAGTTAAATGATCCCCTTGATCAATTATCAAGATTTGAAGGGCAAATGGCTGCAAAAGATAAAGGTGATGATGAAGCACACGAAATGGATGAAGATTTTGTAAATGCATTATCATATGGTATGGCGCCAACAGCAGGACAAGGTATTGGAATTGATAGATTAGTTATGATGCTTACAAACCAACACTCAATTAGAGATGTTTTATTATTCCCTGCAATGAAACCATTAAAAACAGAAATTGATATTTATGAAGATCAAGAATAG
- a CDS encoding CvpA family protein: MQDFTIFDIIVVGFTVILGLKGLFRGFIKEVLGLVGIIGGIFIASRFSLEVGNILAPILALENEATIKLIGFIAALIGFLLIIYIITIILNKITDISGLGAVNRILGFLFGSAKIFLIFSVIIYALYQVQSFKSFIDEKMGSSITFPYLIDVGGYIVKLDTAKVSKSIEDGVNTVVDKTKDTLNKTIEKKVTEQIEETTKNTVDEATKIKEDVSKEFEKKQIEQNNTNIQENK, encoded by the coding sequence TTGCAGGATTTTACAATTTTTGATATAATTGTTGTAGGTTTTACAGTAATTTTAGGACTAAAGGGACTTTTTAGAGGTTTTATTAAAGAAGTTTTAGGACTTGTAGGAATTATTGGTGGTATATTTATTGCTTCTAGATTCTCACTTGAAGTAGGAAATATATTAGCTCCTATTCTAGCTTTAGAAAATGAAGCTACTATTAAACTAATTGGATTTATTGCTGCTTTAATTGGCTTTTTACTAATAATTTATATTATTACAATTATTTTAAATAAAATAACTGATATAAGTGGTCTTGGTGCAGTTAATAGAATTTTAGGATTTTTATTTGGTAGTGCAAAAATATTTCTAATTTTTTCTGTAATTATATATGCATTATATCAAGTACAATCATTTAAATCTTTTATTGATGAAAAAATGGGAAGTTCAATTACATTTCCATATTTAATCGATGTGGGTGGATATATAGTTAAGTTAGATACAGCAAAAGTTTCAAAGTCTATTGAAGATGGTGTAAATACAGTAGTTGATAAAACAAAAGATACTTTAAACAAAACTATAGAGAAAAAAGTAACAGAACAAATCGAAGAAACAACAAAAAATACAGTAGATGAAGCAACAAAAATAAAAGAAGATGTTTCAAAAGAGTTTGAAAAAAAACAAATAGAACAAAATAATACAAATATACAAGAAAATAAATAG
- the ispG gene encoding flavodoxin-dependent (E)-4-hydroxy-3-methylbut-2-enyl-diphosphate synthase, which yields MIKRYPTKKIYVGNVPIGGDAPISVQSMTFSKTSDIKATVEQINRLHFAGANIVRVAVPDKEAANALKEIKSQVALPLVADIHFNYKLALIAAEVVDCIRINPGNIGDKKRVEEVVKACKQRNLPIRIGVNCGSLEKEFENKYGQTAQGMIASADYNIKYLEDLGFTDIKVSLKASDVQRTVEAYRGLRPLNNYPFHLGVTEAGTQFHSTVKSSIALGSLLLDGIGDTLRVSMTGELEKEIEVGRAILKDAGLVKEGLNIISCPTCGRIEADLVSAVAQVEEKTKHIKTPLNVSVMGCVVNALGEAKSADVAIAYGKGSGLIIKKGETIAKLPTDKLLDRFLKEVEKEANNK from the coding sequence ATGATAAAAAGATACCCAACAAAAAAAATATATGTAGGAAATGTTCCTATTGGTGGTGATGCGCCAATTTCAGTACAATCAATGACTTTTTCAAAGACATCTGATATTAAAGCTACTGTTGAGCAAATAAATAGATTACATTTTGCAGGAGCTAATATAGTTAGAGTTGCAGTACCAGATAAAGAAGCAGCAAATGCATTAAAGGAGATAAAAAGCCAAGTTGCTTTACCGCTTGTTGCAGATATTCATTTTAACTATAAATTGGCATTAATTGCAGCTGAAGTTGTAGATTGTATAAGAATAAATCCAGGTAATATTGGAGATAAAAAAAGAGTAGAAGAGGTTGTTAAAGCTTGCAAACAAAGAAATCTTCCAATTAGAATTGGTGTAAATTGTGGTTCTTTAGAAAAAGAGTTTGAGAATAAATATGGTCAAACTGCACAAGGTATGATAGCAAGTGCTGATTATAATATTAAATATCTTGAAGATTTGGGATTTACTGATATTAAGGTATCTTTAAAAGCAAGTGATGTTCAAAGAACAGTAGAAGCTTATAGAGGACTAAGACCTCTAAATAATTATCCTTTTCATCTAGGAGTTACTGAAGCTGGAACTCAATTTCACTCAACTGTTAAATCTTCAATTGCACTTGGAAGCTTACTTCTTGATGGAATAGGTGATACTTTAAGAGTATCTATGACTGGTGAACTTGAAAAAGAGATTGAAGTAGGGCGAGCAATTTTAAAAGATGCAGGTTTAGTAAAAGAGGGATTAAATATAATATCTTGTCCAACTTGTGGAAGAATTGAAGCTGATTTAGTAAGTGCAGTAGCTCAAGTAGAAGAAAAAACAAAACATATAAAAACACCTTTAAATGTATCAGTAATGGGATGCGTTGTAAATGCACTAGGTGAAGCAAAAAGTGCTGATGTTGCTATTGCTTATGGAAAAGGAAGCGGCCTTATAATTAAAAAAGGTGAAACTATAGCAAAACTACCTACAGATAAACTTCTTGATAGATTTTTAAAAGAAGTTGAAAAAGAGGCTAATAATAAATAG
- a CDS encoding pyridoxine 5'-phosphate synthase, with protein MLLGVNIDHIAVLREARKINDPNPLDALGVCKLANADQITIHLREDRRHIHDEDAKKIIETSTLPVNLECSINEEIIDIVCKLKPQRATLVPENRQEVTTEGGLDLKTNYKKIQKAIKQLHENEIEVSLFIDPSKEMIELSSKLEVKWVELHTGAFANIYAMLYGNLSNTHHSIKELELSRKILKEKLDKSKKQIKKASNLAVKLDLNVAAGHGLNYQNVTQISKIKTISELNIGQSIIARSVFSGLYQAILDMKELIK; from the coding sequence GTGTTACTTGGTGTAAATATCGACCATATTGCTGTATTAAGAGAAGCAAGAAAAATAAATGACCCAAATCCATTAGATGCATTAGGAGTATGTAAGCTTGCAAATGCAGACCAAATCACTATTCACTTAAGAGAAGACAGAAGACATATTCATGATGAAGATGCAAAAAAAATTATAGAGACTTCTACTCTTCCTGTAAATTTAGAGTGTTCAATAAATGAAGAGATAATTGATATAGTTTGTAAACTAAAACCTCAAAGAGCAACTTTAGTTCCAGAGAATAGACAAGAAGTTACAACTGAAGGTGGATTAGATTTAAAAACTAATTATAAAAAAATTCAAAAAGCTATAAAACAACTACATGAAAATGAAATTGAAGTATCACTATTTATTGATCCAAGTAAAGAGATGATAGAACTAAGTTCAAAACTTGAAGTTAAATGGGTAGAACTTCACACAGGAGCATTTGCAAATATTTATGCAATGCTTTATGGAAACTTATCAAATACTCATCATAGTATTAAAGAATTAGAGCTTTCAAGAAAAATTTTAAAAGAAAAACTTGATAAATCAAAAAAACAAATAAAAAAAGCATCAAATTTAGCTGTTAAATTAGATTTAAATGTTGCAGCGGGACATGGACTAAACTATCAAAATGTTACGCAAATATCAAAAATTAAAACAATTAGCGAGTTAAATATAGGTCAAAGTATTATCGCACGTTCTGTATTTAGTGGATTATATCAAGCAATATTAGATATGAAAGAGTTAATAAAATGA
- a CDS encoding anthranilate synthase component I family protein → MIFYSKELFLDQFTPVSIYEKMENFYKNEITFLFESTVNSNEGNYSFIIIGDRERIYYKNSKCFHKDEQGDIKEVESNPLKYLQNYYKKFDKQIFKDKANELGIGLIDGFIGSVGFDVVKEFEPTLKKSMANLEDQLDIADVDLIRPKIILGFSHKTSKLVMVTSLESKKDELEKIEKELFTPYTYTPLKKAVLLDEGKFNYTKEQFFEMVEKAKEMITSGDVFQLLMSNRFIQKAKVDHLSFYRALRSKNPSPYLFFLKYEDFSIAGSSPEVMVKLVDGNILLRPIAGTRKRGKNINRDLELEKEMLNDTKEKAEHIMLVDLGRNDVGRVAKAGTVKVTDLMRVEKYSHVMHMVSDVEAMIDEQYDMFDLFAATFTAGTMTGAPKIRAMELIAQFEGIKRSFYSGSIAYFGFDGNMDSAITIRTSLITDDKIVFQAGAGVVADSINELEYLEVQNKLAANISTLKELS, encoded by the coding sequence ATGATATTTTATTCAAAAGAGCTCTTTTTAGACCAATTTACACCAGTTTCTATTTATGAAAAAATGGAAAACTTTTATAAAAATGAAATTACATTTTTATTTGAAAGTACAGTTAACTCAAATGAAGGTAATTACTCTTTCATTATTATTGGAGATAGAGAAAGGATTTATTATAAAAATAGTAAATGTTTCCATAAAGATGAACAAGGAGATATTAAAGAAGTAGAATCAAATCCTTTAAAATATCTTCAAAATTACTATAAAAAATTTGATAAACAGATATTTAAAGATAAAGCAAATGAGTTAGGAATTGGACTTATTGATGGATTTATAGGAAGTGTAGGTTTTGATGTAGTAAAAGAGTTTGAACCAACACTTAAAAAATCAATGGCTAATTTAGAAGACCAACTTGATATTGCTGATGTTGATTTAATTAGACCTAAAATCATTTTAGGTTTTTCACACAAAACATCAAAACTTGTGATGGTTACTTCACTTGAATCAAAAAAAGATGAACTAGAAAAAATAGAAAAAGAGTTATTCACTCCATATACTTATACTCCTTTAAAAAAAGCTGTTTTATTAGATGAAGGAAAATTCAATTATACAAAAGAGCAATTCTTTGAAATGGTAGAAAAAGCAAAAGAGATGATTACAAGTGGAGATGTATTTCAACTTCTTATGTCAAATAGATTTATTCAAAAAGCAAAAGTTGACCACTTAAGTTTTTATAGAGCATTAAGAAGTAAAAATCCAAGTCCATATCTATTCTTTTTAAAATATGAAGATTTTTCAATTGCTGGAAGTTCACCTGAAGTTATGGTTAAATTAGTTGATGGGAATATCTTACTTAGACCAATTGCAGGAACAAGAAAAAGAGGTAAAAACATCAATAGAGACCTTGAACTTGAAAAAGAGATGTTAAATGATACTAAAGAAAAAGCTGAACATATTATGCTTGTTGATTTAGGTAGAAATGATGTCGGAAGAGTTGCAAAGGCTGGAACTGTTAAAGTTACAGATTTAATGAGAGTTGAAAAATATTCTCATGTTATGCACATGGTTTCAGATGTAGAAGCTATGATAGATGAACAGTATGATATGTTTGATCTTTTTGCTGCAACATTTACAGCTGGAACAATGACAGGAGCTCCAAAAATTAGAGCAATGGAACTAATTGCTCAATTTGAAGGAATTAAAAGAAGTTTTTATAGTGGAAGTATCGCATATTTTGGTTTTGATGGAAATATGGATAGTGCCATTACTATTAGAACTAGCCTTATAACAGATGATAAAATTGTATTCCAAGCTGGAGCTGGAGTTGTTGCTGATTCAATAAATGAACTTGAATATCTTGAAGTTCAAAATAAGCTAGCTGCAAATATATCTACATTAAAAGAGTTATCATAA
- a CDS encoding serine hydroxymethyltransferase translates to MNYITNARLKEADKEVFSIIENELERQTNHLEMIASENFTSPAVMEAMGSVFTNKYAEGYPNKRYYGGCEFADQVEQLAIDRACKIFNCKYANVQPHSGSQANGAVYAALLKAGDKILGMDLSHGGHLTHGSKPSFSGKNYSAFYYGVELDGRINYDKVLEIAKIVQPKIIVCGASAYAREIDFKRFREIADEVGAYLFADIAHIAGLVAAGEHQSPFPHAHIVTTTTHKTLRGPRGGMIMTNDEELAKKINSAIFPGLQGGPLVHVIAAKAVAFGEILKPEWIDYAKQVKANAKILGEVLVKRGYDIVSGGTDNHLVLVSFLNKDFSGKDADAALGNAGITVNKNTVPGETRSPFVTSGIRIGSPALTARGMKENEFEFIANKICDILDDIENSELQANVNKELEALASNFVIYSQSTY, encoded by the coding sequence ATGAATTACATAACAAATGCAAGATTAAAAGAAGCAGATAAAGAAGTATTTTCAATAATAGAGAATGAACTAGAAAGACAAACAAATCATTTAGAGATGATAGCAAGTGAAAACTTTACATCTCCAGCAGTAATGGAAGCAATGGGTTCTGTATTTACAAACAAATATGCTGAAGGTTATCCAAATAAAAGATATTATGGTGGTTGTGAATTTGCAGATCAAGTTGAACAATTAGCTATTGACAGAGCGTGTAAAATCTTTAATTGTAAATATGCAAATGTTCAACCTCATTCTGGTAGCCAAGCAAATGGTGCAGTATATGCAGCATTATTAAAAGCTGGTGATAAAATCTTAGGTATGGACTTATCTCATGGTGGACATTTAACTCATGGTTCTAAACCATCTTTTTCTGGTAAAAACTACTCTGCATTTTATTATGGTGTTGAGTTAGATGGTAGAATTAACTATGACAAAGTTTTGGAGATTGCTAAAATTGTTCAACCTAAGATTATTGTTTGTGGTGCTTCTGCTTATGCAAGAGAAATAGATTTTAAAAGATTTAGAGAAATTGCTGACGAAGTTGGAGCTTATCTTTTTGCTGATATTGCTCACATTGCTGGTTTAGTTGCAGCAGGTGAACATCAAAGTCCTTTCCCTCATGCACATATAGTTACTACTACAACTCATAAGACTTTAAGAGGTCCAAGAGGTGGTATGATTATGACAAATGATGAAGAGTTAGCTAAAAAAATAAATTCTGCAATTTTCCCTGGATTACAAGGTGGTCCTTTAGTTCATGTAATTGCTGCAAAAGCTGTTGCATTTGGTGAAATTCTTAAACCAGAATGGATTGATTATGCAAAACAAGTTAAAGCTAATGCAAAAATCTTAGGTGAGGTTCTTGTTAAAAGAGGTTATGATATTGTTTCAGGTGGTACAGATAATCACCTTGTATTAGTATCTTTTTTAAATAAAGACTTTTCAGGTAAAGATGCTGATGCAGCACTTGGTAATGCAGGTATTACTGTAAATAAAAACACAGTTCCAGGTGAGACTAGATCTCCTTTTGTTACTTCTGGTATTAGAATAGGAAGTCCTGCTTTAACTGCAAGAGGTATGAAAGAAAATGAGTTTGAATTTATTGCAAATAAAATTTGTGATATTTTAGATGACATTGAAAACAGTGAACTTCAAGCTAATGTTAACAAAGAACTTGAAGCTTTAGCTTCTAACTTTGTTATTTACTCTCAATCTACTTACTAA
- a CDS encoding sensor histidine kinase produces MSYSKNNKILYLFILLSIFIIFITILYIKEEKKDLLNSRYKNSSKTITKFITSLIEEKQNATLTMAISLAKDDRLYSYLKNKEFNKFEYKKISSQIQKYTKFKNVWIQIVNKDGYSIYRSWDNLKNDDLHFRKDVIRILNKKDISTSINIGKYDLSIKAKTPIFDLKDNFLGFIEVITHFNSITKQLKKHNIDTLVIVDKKYNKRIKYPFTKKFVNGYYIANKTASNDYINFLKNRNIEDFLHLKEFKIINNKLINSYVLKDENGEYLGSIISFLPLEFIDIKVINENQKQMIMFASIIILVLSFLFIIYINFLNNKHAKRLNKRLKNHIKQLKLQKSKRQLILDSQSNIIIITDGEIIINSNMQLLNFFTDVKNLNEFKEKYICICNTFIQMYDPTYITNKDYDGKNWAEYISINQNENFKVAIYDSKNRLRHFSINCSKEKLDKYLIITLTDITKIIKQKQRLKYLNNNLEKLIQDKTSQLKKLNESLEERIKKEINKSKEKDRLLFQQLKITAIADTIKNIAHQWRQPLSTISTATSGMQLQKEMNILSDEDFEKTCDAIIENTIKLSKTIDNFSNYFVEEDQNINFSIIQAIKNSIKFLDSTIIDNFIKIEFEYDKDFVINGHKTEFQQCIINLLDNSIYAVINNKDINNRIILIKLKNKILNIKDSGEGINKNYISKIFEPYFTTKHQTFGMGMGLYMVHEFLIEHMHYQIDIQNCEFLYQNKTYNGAEIIIDFN; encoded by the coding sequence ATGTCTTACAGTAAAAATAATAAAATTCTTTATTTATTTATTTTATTATCAATTTTTATAATATTTATTACAATATTATATATAAAAGAAGAGAAAAAAGATTTACTAAATTCAAGATATAAAAACTCCTCTAAAACAATTACAAAATTTATCACTAGCTTAATAGAAGAGAAACAAAATGCAACTTTAACAATGGCAATTTCTTTAGCTAAAGATGATAGATTATACTCATACTTAAAAAACAAAGAATTTAATAAATTTGAGTATAAAAAAATCTCTTCTCAAATACAAAAATATACAAAATTTAAGAATGTTTGGATTCAAATAGTAAATAAAGATGGATACTCTATTTATAGATCTTGGGATAATTTAAAAAATGATGATTTGCATTTTAGAAAAGATGTAATAAGAATATTAAATAAAAAAGATATATCTACTTCTATTAATATAGGAAAATATGATTTAAGTATAAAAGCAAAAACACCTATTTTTGATTTGAAAGATAATTTTTTAGGATTTATTGAAGTTATAACTCATTTTAATTCAATAACAAAACAATTAAAAAAACATAATATAGATACATTAGTTATTGTCGATAAAAAATATAATAAAAGAATAAAATATCCATTTACAAAAAAGTTTGTAAATGGATATTATATTGCAAATAAAACTGCATCAAATGACTATATTAATTTTTTAAAAAATAGAAATATAGAGGATTTTTTACATTTAAAAGAGTTTAAAATAATAAATAATAAGCTTATTAATTCTTATGTATTAAAAGACGAAAATGGTGAATATTTAGGTTCTATTATTTCATTTTTACCATTAGAATTTATAGATATAAAAGTAATAAATGAAAATCAAAAACAGATGATTATGTTTGCATCTATTATTATTTTAGTTTTATCATTTCTTTTTATTATTTATATAAATTTTTTAAACAACAAACATGCCAAAAGATTAAATAAAAGATTAAAAAATCACATAAAACAACTTAAACTACAAAAAAGCAAAAGACAATTAATTTTAGACTCACAATCAAATATAATAATTATAACTGATGGAGAAATAATAATTAACTCAAATATGCAACTTTTAAACTTTTTTACTGATGTAAAAAACTTAAATGAATTTAAAGAAAAATATATTTGTATTTGTAATACTTTTATACAAATGTATGACCCCACTTATATTACAAATAAAGATTACGATGGCAAAAATTGGGCGGAATATATTTCTATAAATCAAAATGAAAATTTTAAAGTTGCAATATATGATTCAAAAAATAGATTAAGACACTTTTCAATTAACTGTTCAAAAGAGAAATTAGATAAATATCTAATTATTACATTAACAGATATTACTAAAATTATAAAACAAAAACAAAGATTAAAATATTTAAATAATAATTTAGAAAAATTGATTCAAGATAAAACGAGTCAATTAAAAAAATTAAATGAATCATTAGAAGAAAGAATTAAAAAAGAGATTAATAAAAGTAAAGAGAAAGATAGATTACTTTTTCAACAATTAAAAATTACAGCAATTGCAGATACAATAAAAAATATTGCGCATCAATGGAGGCAACCATTAAGTACAATCAGTACGGCAACAAGTGGTATGCAACTTCAAAAAGAGATGAATATTTTAAGTGATGAAGACTTTGAAAAAACTTGTGATGCAATTATTGAAAATACAATAAAACTTTCAAAAACAATAGACAATTTTAGTAACTACTTTGTGGAAGAAGACCAAAATATCAATTTTAGTATTATTCAAGCAATTAAAAACTCAATAAAATTCTTAGACTCTACAATAATAGATAATTTTATAAAAATTGAATTTGAGTATGATAAAGATTTTGTAATAAATGGACATAAAACAGAATTTCAACAGTGTATTATTAATTTATTAGATAATTCAATATATGCTGTAATTAATAATAAAGATATAAATAATAGAATTATTTTAATTAAATTAAAAAATAAAATATTGAATATTAAAGACTCAGGAGAAGGTATAAATAAGAATTATATTTCTAAAATATTTGAGCCATATTTTACAACCAAACATCAAACATTTGGAATGGGTATGGGATTGTATATGGTACATGAGTTTTTAATTGAACATATGCATTATCAAATTGATATACAAAATTGTGAATTTTTGTACCAAAATAAGACATATAATGGTGCTGAAATTATCATTGATTTTAATTAA